The sequence AACCGGTGCGGTTGGGGCCGCCGGGAAGAGGCAGGGGGCATCAGCCGAACCGGCCGGTAATGTAATCCTCGGTTAGCTGGTGGCGCGGGTTGGTGAAGATCTCCTTGGTCTTGCCCACCTCGATCAGGTCGCCCAGGTGGAAATAGGCGGTCCGTTGTGAAACCCGGGCGGCCTGCTGCATGGAATGGGTGACAATGGCAATGGTGTACTGCTTGCGCAGCTCATCGATCAGCTCCTCGATCTTGGCGGTGGCGATCGGGTCCAGGGCGGAACAGGGCTCGTCCATCAGGATCACCTCCGGGCTCACCGCAATGGTCCGGGCAATGCAGAGCCGCTGTTGCTGGCCCCCGGAAAGGCTGGTGCCGGGTTGATCGAGCCGGTCCTTGACCTCCTCCCACAGGCCCGCCTTTTTCAGGGAGCGTTCGACTATTTCGTCCTGCTCGACCTTGTTCTGCACCAGGCCATGGATCCGCGGCCCGTAGGCAATATTGTCGTAGATCGACTTGGGAAAGGGGTTCGGCTTCTGGAACACCATGCCCACCTGGGCCCGGAGCGGTACCACATCGATTTTCTTGTCATAGATATTGGTCTGGTCAAGGAATATTTCGCCGAAGACCCGGCAGGTGTCAATGGTGTCGTTCATCCGGTTCAGGCAGCGCAGAAAGGTTGACTTGCCGCAGCCCGAGGGACCGATCATCGCAATGACCTCGTTGCGGCCGATATCAATGGAGATATCGTGAATGGCGCGTTTATCGCCATAATAGACATCAACCTTGCGGCAACGCATCCGGGGATTTTCTGAGCTGATCTCACCCACGGTGGTACGCTGGTCGCGCTCGACCTTTTCGATTTTCTTAAAATTGATGCCCTGGTCCGTCATGATCTCCTGCCGGGTGTCTGTTGACATTTGGAAAGTCGTCACCAAGAACTGTTTTGTACACCACTGGTAAACGCTTACGCTTCTTCCAATTACCTGAATCCGTTCTCGAACACTCACGGATTCA is a genomic window of Desulfobacterales bacterium containing:
- the pstB gene encoding phosphate ABC transporter ATP-binding protein PstB, whose translation is MRCRKVDVYYGDKRAIHDISIDIGRNEVIAMIGPSGCGKSTFLRCLNRMNDTIDTCRVFGEIFLDQTNIYDKKIDVVPLRAQVGMVFQKPNPFPKSIYDNIAYGPRIHGLVQNKVEQDEIVERSLKKAGLWEEVKDRLDQPGTSLSGGQQQRLCIARTIAVSPEVILMDEPCSALDPIATAKIEELIDELRKQYTIAIVTHSMQQAARVSQRTAYFHLGDLIEVGKTKEIFTNPRHQLTEDYITGRFG